The proteins below are encoded in one region of Deinococcus metalli:
- a CDS encoding GNAT family N-acetyltransferase: MTILSTPRTWLLPLTRSMIRRRLDTASFDLDCAGPDGPLRVHFPPEWPGDPLHFFPTLLARVPAGQEDVAPDTSFTVVTRQHPEAIGQLGTTTHVTADGDVEIGYGMNPAVWGQGYATEAVGALVAHLHTLPGVRRVTADTALSNRASERVLEKLGFTRTGVGWTAEDGDLTTWAHGQP; encoded by the coding sequence ATGACGATCCTGAGCACTCCCCGCACGTGGCTGCTGCCGCTGACCCGCAGCATGATCCGGCGGCGGCTGGACACGGCCTCCTTCGATCTCGACTGCGCCGGCCCGGACGGCCCGCTGCGCGTGCACTTCCCGCCCGAGTGGCCGGGCGACCCGCTGCACTTCTTCCCCACGCTGCTGGCGCGGGTGCCGGCCGGGCAGGAGGACGTGGCGCCGGACACGTCCTTCACCGTCGTGACGCGCCAGCACCCGGAAGCGATCGGGCAGCTGGGCACCACCACCCACGTGACCGCGGACGGCGACGTGGAGATCGGGTACGGCATGAACCCGGCCGTGTGGGGCCAGGGCTACGCGACCGAGGCGGTGGGCGCCCTGGTCGCCCACCTGCACACCCTGCCCGGCGTGCGCCGCGTGACGGCCGACACCGCCCTGAGCAACCGGGCCAGCGAGCGCGTGCTGGAGAAACTCGGCTTCACGCGCACCGGCGTCGGCTGGACCGCCGAGGACGGCGACCTGACCACCTGGGCGCACGGGCAACCCTGA